The genomic segment ATCGTGCCGCTGGTGCCGGCGCTCGACTCGTACTGGTTCATCATCCACGTCTCGACCGTGATCGCCGCCTCCGGCATCCTGCTGCTCGGCGTCGTCCCGGCGGTGCTGTTCCTGATCCGGTCCGGCTACGAGCAGGGCCGGCGGGGGTTCCCGTACCTGCTCGGCCAGTGGGCGCCGTCGGCCGGCGCGCTGGAGCGGCTGACCTTCGGGCTGCACGCCTTCGCCTTCCCGCTCTTCACCTTCGGCGTCATCGCCGGGGCGATCTGGGCCGAGGCCGCCTGGGGCCGACCGTGGGGCTGGGACCCGAAGGAGACCTGGGCGTTCATCTCCTGGGTGGTGTACGCCGGCTATCTGCACGCCCGGGCGACCCCGGCCGTCAAGCGGTCGGTGGTGGCCTGGATCGCGATTGTCGGGTTCCTCACGATGATGATGAACCTGTTCGGCGTGAACATCTTCTTCGAGGGCCTGCACTCCTACGGCGGTCTGGACTGAGCTGTCCGGTGCGGCGCCGGATGCGTCGGCGTCGGGCCATGATCGGGTGGGTGGGGGTCGGGTTCGGCGGAATGCTGGGCGGGCCGGGCCGGTTATATCTCGCGTACGCCTGAGGAGCCCCCCGCCCTCGGGCGTGCCGTCTTCTTCTCTGCTTTTCTTTCGTTGGTTTTCTTCTTTCCTTTCGTTGGCGATGGTCCGCGCGCCGGTGGGTGTGTGGGTGGTCGTCCATCCCCGGATGGAAGGTGTGGGTCTGATGACTGTTTTCCAGACTGAGAAGCGTTTTGGTGTGGTGGCTCGGCGGGCGGTGTTGGGTGTCGCGGGTCTGGCGTTCGCTGGTGGGATCGTGGCGGCGCCGGTGGCGGCGCAGGCGGCGCCGGAGCGGCCGCCGGTGGTGGCGTCGGCGCAGCAGCGTGACGCTGGGGTGAAGGAAGTGCGGTATGAGTACCGTAAGCAGGAGAACTATTACTACTGTGGGCCGGCGGCGACGCGGATCGCGTTGACGGCGGCTGGTGCGGCGCCGTCGCAGGATGAGGTGGCGAAGCTGTTGGGTACGACCGAGGCGGGGACGAATTCCGCTGAGGATGTGACCCGGGTGCTCAATGGTGGCGGTGCGGGCCGGGATGACGACCGGGACCGGGATCGCGGCGACGACCGGGATCGTGGTCGGGATCGTGGCGACCGGGATCGGGATCGTGGGCGTGATGAGCGGCGCGGCGACCGGCACCGGGATGGTCGTGGGGTGTACAAGACGGTGACGGTTGAGGGTCCGTCGGCCAGTGCGGCGGCGACCGAGCGGTTGTCGGCTGATGTGGTGGCCGCGGTGGATGCCGGTCGTGCGGTGGTGGCGAACATCAAGGGCACGGCGACCGATGTCGATGGTGGTGTGCATGCGTACGAGGGTGGGCACTACCTGACGATCGTGGGGTACCGCGATGGCGGCGGTGTCGTGAAGATCGCCGACCCGTACGACCCGGTGGGTGAGTACTGGGTCACCGCCGACGAGATGGCGGACTGGATGGCCGACCGCGGCTACTCCGCCTGAGCGGCACACCCGATAAGTGACGCGCGAGGGGCCGGCCCGGCAACGGGCCGGCCCCTCGGCGTACGCAGGGGCGATGGCCGGGGCCGGCAGTCTGCCGGCGGCTTCTCAGGTACGGGCCCTAGACTGCTTGTCGGGCCGTACCGATGCGTTGAGCGCCGGCCCCCGTTTCTCGCTAGCGACCTTCGGAGGCCGCCCCGTGATGACGCCCGTCGCCCTTCAGGCCCTCGGCCCCGACTGGCTGGACCCGGAGTTCCTGATCTCCACGTTCGGCCTGATCGGCGTGCTGGCGATCGTGTTCGCCGAGTCCGGCCTGCTGATCGGCTTCTTCCTGCCGGGCGACTCGCTGCTGTTCACCACGGGTCTGCTGGTCGCCGACGGGCAGTACCTGCGTTACCCGCTGTGGCTGGTGTGCCTGCTGATCACCATCTCCGCGATCGCCGGTGACCAGGTCGGCTACCTGTTCGGGCGCAAGGTCGGGCCGGCGCTGTTCCGGCGCCCCAACTCGAAGCTGTTCAAGCAGGAGAACCTGCTCAAGGCGCACGACTTCTTCGAGAAGTACGGCGCCCGGTCGATCGTGCTGGCCCGGTTCGTGCCGATCGTGCGGACCTTCACCCCGATCGTGGCCGGCGTCAGCCGGATGAACTACCGCACCTTCGTGGTCTACAACGTCGTCGGTGGCATCCTCTGGGGCACCGGCGTCACCGTGCTCGGCTACTTCCTCGGCCAGATCCCGTTCGTCAAGGCCAACATCGAGTACATCCTGATCGGCATCGTCTTCGTCTCCGTGCTGCCGATCATCTTCGAGCTGACCCGGGCCTGGCTGGCGGCCCGGCGGGGCACCACCCCGGCCGAGCGCCGGGCGGCCGCCGAGGCCGAGCGGGAGGCCCGCGAGTACGCCCAGGCCGAGCAGGCCCGCGAGCAGCACTGAACCGGAACGACATCGGGCCGGCCACCCGCATTGGCAGCCCGACGGCCCGGTAGGTCAGACTGGCGGACATGGCAGCACCCGGGTTTCCGTACCCCGATCTGAAGGATTTCCTCGCCGCGCTGGAGGCCGCCGGTGAACTCCGGCGGGTGACCGTGCCGGTCGACCCGACCCTGGAGATCAGCGAGGTGGTCACCCGGACCGTCCGCGCGGGCGGCCCGGCGCTGCTCTTCGAACGACCCACCCGGGGCGAGATGCCGGTGGCGATAAACCTGTTCGGCACCGAGCGGCGGATGGCGATGGCGCTGGGGGTGGAGCGGCTCGACGAGATCGGCGACCGGATCGGCGCGCTGGTCAAGCCGGAACTGCCGGTCGGCTGGTCCGGGATCCGCGAGGGCCTGGGCAAGGTGCTGCAGCTCAAGTCCGTACCGCCGAAGAAGGTCCGGACGGCGCCCTGCCAGCAGGTGGTCTACCGGGGCGCCGACGTCGACCTGAACCGGCTGCCCGGCCTGCAGGTCTGGCCGGGCGACGGCGGAATCTTCCACAACTACGGGCTGACCCACACCAAGCACCCGGAGACCGGCAAGCGCAACCTCGGCCTCTACCGCCTGCAGCAGCACTCGGCGAACACGCTCGGCATGCACTGGCAGATCCACAAGGACTCCACCGCGCACCACGCGGTCGCCGAGCGGCGCGGCGAACGGCTGCCGGTCGCCGTCGCCATCGGCTGCGACCCGGTGGTCAGCTACGCCGCCTCCGCGCCGCTGCCCGGCGACATCGACGAATACCTGTTCGCCGGCTTCCTGCGCGGTGAGCGGGTCGAGATGGTCGACTGCCTGACCGTGCCGCTGCAGGTCCCGGCCCGCGCCCAGATCGTCCTGGAGGGCTACCTGGAGCCCGGCGAGCGGCTGCCGGAGGGGCCGTTCGGCGACCACACCGGCTTCTACACCCCGGTCGAGCCGTTCCCGGTGCTGCACGTCGAGTGCATGACCATGCAGCGCGACCCGGTCTACCACTCGATCATCACCTCGCAGCCGCCGCAGGAGGACCACGGCCTCGGCAAGGCCACCGAGCGGATCTTCCAGCCGCTGCTCAAGCTGCTGATCCCGGACATCGTCGACTACGACCTGCCGGCCGCCGGGGTCTTCCACAACTGTGCGATCGTCTCGATCCGCAAGCGCTACCCGAAGCACGCGCAGAAGGTGATGAACGCGATCTGGGGCGCGCACCTGATGTCGCTCACCAAGCTGATCGTGATCGTCGACGAGGACTGCGACGTGCACGACTACGCCGAGGTGGCGTTCCGGGCGTTCGGCAACGTCGACTACTCCCGCGACCTGCTGCTCACCGAGGGGCCGGTCGACCACCTGGACCACTCCTCCTACCAGCAGTTCTGGGGCGGCAAGGCGGGCGTGGACGCGACCCGCAAGCTGCCCACCGAGGGCTACACCCGGGGCTGGCCGGAGCCGATGACGATGACCCCGGAGATCCGGTCGCTGGTCGACAAGCGCTGGGCGGAGTACGGCCTCTCATGACCGCCGTCGAGCCGGCACCCGGCCGGGTCAAGGCGTTCCTGCGGTTGGTCGCCATCGAACACTCGGTCTTCGCGCTGCCGTTCGCGTACCTGTCGGCGCTGGCCGCGATGTGGGTGGCCGGCGGGCGGGTGCGCTGGGTCGACCTGCTGCTGGTCACCGTCGCCATGGTCGGCGCCCGCACCTTCGCCATGGCGGCGAACCGGATCATCGACCGGCGGATCGACGCGCGCAATCCGCGTACCGCCGGGCGGGAGCTGGTGACCGGGGCGGTGAGTGTCCGGACGGCCTGGACCGGCGCGGTGGTCGCGCTTGTGGTGTTCCTCGGCGCCGCCGCCGCGCTGAATCCGCTCTGCCTGATGCTGGCCCCGCTCGCGGTGATCCCGCTGGTGCTCTACCCGTACGCGAAGCGGTTCACCGACTGGCCGCACGGGGTGCTCGCGGTGGCCCAGGCGGTCGGTCCGGTCGGCGCCTGGCTGGCGGTGACCGGCACCCTGGCCGGCTCCGGACCGGCCTGGCTGCTGGGTGCGGCGGTCGGGCTCTGGATCGGCGGCTTCGACCTGATCTACGCCTGCCAGGACGCCGAGGTCGACCGCCAGATCGGGGTACGCAGCGTGCCGGCCCGGCACGGCCTGCGGTTCGCGTTGCACGCCTCGACCGTGGCGCACGTGGTCACCTTCGCGCTGTTCCTGTGGTTCGGCGCGGTCATCGGGCTCGGCTGGCCGTGGTGGATCGGGCTGGCGCTGACCGCGGTGGCCTTCGGCTACCAGCACGTGGTGGTCACCCCGGGCGACCTCTCCCGGGTGAACCGGGCCTTCTTCACCGCGAACGGGTTCGTCGGGATCGCGCTGTTCGCCTTCGCCCTGCTCGACCTGGTGCTCCGGCTGAACCTACGCCCCTGACGCGCTGGCCGCCGCCGTGGGGAGCGGGTACGGCGGGACCGCCAGTTTCGGCCCGTCGTCGGTGCGGTACCGGCCGCTCTCCAACGACCAGTCGATGGTGCCGCGCACCGAGTTGGCGACCCCGTCCAGATGGTGCCGCAGCGGCTCGTCGATGGCCGCGCCGAACGACGGCACCTCGGCCCGCAGCTCGACGAACCGGTGCATGGTCCGCTGCCACCGGTCGGCGGCCACCTGGATGGCCTCCTCCACCGGCAGCCCCCGCTCGTGGGCGATGGCCAGCACCAGGTTGTGTCCGCAGGCACTGGCCGCGTCCCGCCGCAGCGAGATCAGGTCGTTGAACCAGGAGAGCAGGTCGTTGCCGGTCGCGGCGACCGCCTGGACGGCCGGATGATGGTAGACCGGGTCCGGCACCGGCAGCCCGCTGGCGAACTCGATGAGCGTGTACGACACGTAGGCCGCCGAGGTGGCCCGGCGCAGCGTCACGTACTCGCTGACGGTGGGTTGCCGGCCGGCGGCCCGGTTGCTCACCTCGATCAGCACGCCGTCGAGATGGTGGGCGACCGCGTCGGCGAACCGGGCCTGCCAGGCCGCCGGCATCCGGCGGCGCGGCTTCCGCCAGACATCCAGCAACATCCGGCGCAGCGGCCCGGTGAAGGCGGTCTCACCGTCCGGCGGTCCGGCCCGGCCGCCGCCGGGGCGCAGCAACCGGAGCACCCCGTCCCGCAGCGCCCGGACCTGGCGTGGACGCGGCCCGGTCGGGTCATCGCAGGCGTCGTCGACGAGGAAGAACCAGGTGAAAATGGCGGCGATCGCCCGCAGGTCGGCGGCGGACGCGTCCGGATACAGCCGGCCGGCGTACCGGGCGAAGCCGCCCTGGGCCAGTCGCCGGCGGGCCTTGGCGTCCATCGGCAGGTCGAATCCGCTGATCCAGTCGACCAGCCAGTCGCCCACCGCGTCCGCGTGCGGCGAGATCCGCGACGGAATGGGACAGTCGAGCCGCAACATCGACGGGTTGCCTGACATGACGTCGCCTCCCCTTGGGCTGCCCCCTGCAAGTTGCAGCATTCCAGATGTGCCCGCTCTGGGCGGTGCCGTCCCCGGCGTCCGGATCGGTCCGACCGTAGCCGGCGGGCCGGCACCGCCGGCCCCGGCCGGCTGAGGCAGGCTGTAGGCATGCGAAGGCCGTGGGTGGTCGGGGTTTCCGGAGCATCGGGTACGCCCTACGCGGCGGCCGTGCTGGCCGGCCTACTGGACGCCGATCAGCCGGTCGACCTGGTGGTGTCCCGGGCGGCCCGGTTGACGATCCTGGACGAGACCGGCCGGCCGTTCCGGGACGCGCACTGGCGCGCCGACCTCGCCGCCTGGCTCGACCGGGACCTCTCGGCGGCGGACCTGCGCTACTGGCCGGCGGGGGATCTGGCCGCCGGCCCGAGCAGCGGGTCGTACCCGGCCCGCGGGATGGCGGTGGTGCCGGCCAGCACGGCGGCCTGCGCCGGCATCTCGATCGGGCTGTCGAAGGATCTGTTGCAGCGGGCCGCCGAGGTGAACCTCAAGGAGCGCCGCCGGGTCGTCGTGGTGCCCCGGGAGACCCCGGTCACCCGGGGGCACCTGGAGCACCTGATCGCCCTCTACGACGCGGGTGCGGTGGTGCTGCCCGCCAGCCCCGGCTTCTACGGTGCCGGGCAGTCGGCGACCGCCCGGCAACTGATCGACT from the Solwaraspora sp. WMMD1047 genome contains:
- a CDS encoding terpene synthase, giving the protein MSGNPSMLRLDCPIPSRISPHADAVGDWLVDWISGFDLPMDAKARRRLAQGGFARYAGRLYPDASAADLRAIAAIFTWFFLVDDACDDPTGPRPRQVRALRDGVLRLLRPGGGRAGPPDGETAFTGPLRRMLLDVWRKPRRRMPAAWQARFADAVAHHLDGVLIEVSNRAAGRQPTVSEYVTLRRATSAAYVSYTLIEFASGLPVPDPVYHHPAVQAVAATGNDLLSWFNDLISLRRDAASACGHNLVLAIAHERGLPVEEAIQVAADRWQRTMHRFVELRAEVPSFGAAIDEPLRHHLDGVANSVRGTIDWSLESGRYRTDDGPKLAVPPYPLPTAAASASGA
- the mqnP gene encoding menaquinone biosynthesis prenyltransferase MqnP, yielding MTAVEPAPGRVKAFLRLVAIEHSVFALPFAYLSALAAMWVAGGRVRWVDLLLVTVAMVGARTFAMAANRIIDRRIDARNPRTAGRELVTGAVSVRTAWTGAVVALVVFLGAAAALNPLCLMLAPLAVIPLVLYPYAKRFTDWPHGVLAVAQAVGPVGAWLAVTGTLAGSGPAWLLGAAVGLWIGGFDLIYACQDAEVDRQIGVRSVPARHGLRFALHASTVAHVVTFALFLWFGAVIGLGWPWWIGLALTAVAFGYQHVVVTPGDLSRVNRAFFTANGFVGIALFAFALLDLVLRLNLRP
- a CDS encoding C39 family peptidase — encoded protein: MVRAPVGVWVVVHPRMEGVGLMTVFQTEKRFGVVARRAVLGVAGLAFAGGIVAAPVAAQAAPERPPVVASAQQRDAGVKEVRYEYRKQENYYYCGPAATRIALTAAGAAPSQDEVAKLLGTTEAGTNSAEDVTRVLNGGGAGRDDDRDRDRGDDRDRGRDRGDRDRDRGRDERRGDRHRDGRGVYKTVTVEGPSASAAATERLSADVVAAVDAGRAVVANIKGTATDVDGGVHAYEGGHYLTIVGYRDGGGVVKIADPYDPVGEYWVTADEMADWMADRGYSA
- a CDS encoding menaquinone biosynthesis decarboxylase, whose protein sequence is MAAPGFPYPDLKDFLAALEAAGELRRVTVPVDPTLEISEVVTRTVRAGGPALLFERPTRGEMPVAINLFGTERRMAMALGVERLDEIGDRIGALVKPELPVGWSGIREGLGKVLQLKSVPPKKVRTAPCQQVVYRGADVDLNRLPGLQVWPGDGGIFHNYGLTHTKHPETGKRNLGLYRLQQHSANTLGMHWQIHKDSTAHHAVAERRGERLPVAVAIGCDPVVSYAASAPLPGDIDEYLFAGFLRGERVEMVDCLTVPLQVPARAQIVLEGYLEPGERLPEGPFGDHTGFYTPVEPFPVLHVECMTMQRDPVYHSIITSQPPQEDHGLGKATERIFQPLLKLLIPDIVDYDLPAAGVFHNCAIVSIRKRYPKHAQKVMNAIWGAHLMSLTKLIVIVDEDCDVHDYAEVAFRAFGNVDYSRDLLLTEGPVDHLDHSSYQQFWGGKAGVDATRKLPTEGYTRGWPEPMTMTPEIRSLVDKRWAEYGLS
- a CDS encoding UbiX family flavin prenyltransferase, coding for MRRPWVVGVSGASGTPYAAAVLAGLLDADQPVDLVVSRAARLTILDETGRPFRDAHWRADLAAWLDRDLSAADLRYWPAGDLAAGPSSGSYPARGMAVVPASTAACAGISIGLSKDLLQRAAEVNLKERRRVVVVPRETPVTRGHLEHLIALYDAGAVVLPASPGFYGAGQSATARQLIDFVAGKVLDALGVPHSLFRRWSGELAADRD
- a CDS encoding VTT domain-containing protein is translated as MTPVALQALGPDWLDPEFLISTFGLIGVLAIVFAESGLLIGFFLPGDSLLFTTGLLVADGQYLRYPLWLVCLLITISAIAGDQVGYLFGRKVGPALFRRPNSKLFKQENLLKAHDFFEKYGARSIVLARFVPIVRTFTPIVAGVSRMNYRTFVVYNVVGGILWGTGVTVLGYFLGQIPFVKANIEYILIGIVFVSVLPIIFELTRAWLAARRGTTPAERRAAAEAEREAREYAQAEQAREQH